Proteins encoded within one genomic window of Halorussus salilacus:
- a CDS encoding DNA cytosine methyltransferase: MAEPPYKVVDIFSGAGGFSLGFEMPERLNGLADLGYEEIGFDERAFETIAAIEQDDNTAETFRRNFDAEVIEGDVRDVDSFESWDDADVVVGGPPCQGFSNLNKTQTAELDDERNSLWRHFLRAVEDIDPDVFLIENVPRFLKSQEGVRTVEIAEEMGYTTVVDTLWAHKYGVPQKRKRAFVLGSKLGVPFLPEETDGPIRTVADAIGDLPNEPTEENWHVSRKQVTELSKKRFEEVPPGGNRYDLPKELMPECWKNKTQGGTDLFGRLWWDRPSVTIRTEFYKPEKGRYLHPEANRSITIREGARLQTFPDDFEFYGARTRVAPQIGNAVPPKLSYHLGQAMKSHLEGETSSVNPEAETDHEIFEKSFRVGSEKQSQLQAFGT, translated from the coding sequence ATGGCGGAGCCGCCGTACAAGGTCGTCGATATCTTCAGCGGCGCGGGTGGGTTCTCGCTCGGGTTCGAGATGCCCGAGCGCTTGAACGGCCTCGCCGATCTGGGATACGAGGAGATCGGCTTCGACGAGCGCGCGTTCGAGACCATCGCGGCGATAGAGCAGGACGACAACACGGCCGAGACCTTCCGCCGGAACTTCGACGCCGAGGTGATCGAGGGAGACGTCCGAGACGTAGACTCGTTCGAATCGTGGGACGACGCCGACGTCGTGGTCGGTGGACCGCCCTGTCAGGGCTTCTCGAATCTCAACAAGACCCAGACGGCGGAACTCGACGACGAGCGCAATTCGCTCTGGCGACACTTCCTCCGAGCCGTCGAGGATATCGACCCGGACGTCTTCCTCATCGAGAACGTTCCGCGGTTCCTCAAGTCTCAGGAGGGCGTCAGGACGGTGGAGATTGCGGAGGAGATGGGATACACGACGGTCGTCGACACGCTGTGGGCGCACAAGTACGGGGTCCCCCAGAAGCGAAAGCGCGCGTTCGTCCTCGGAAGCAAGCTCGGCGTTCCGTTCCTCCCCGAGGAGACGGACGGTCCGATAAGAACCGTCGCGGACGCCATCGGAGACTTGCCGAACGAACCGACCGAGGAGAACTGGCATGTGAGTCGAAAGCAGGTGACCGAGTTGAGCAAGAAGCGCTTCGAGGAGGTACCGCCCGGCGGGAACCGATACGACCTCCCCAAGGAGCTGATGCCCGAGTGCTGGAAGAACAAGACGCAGGGCGGAACCGACCTGTTCGGTCGCCTGTGGTGGGACCGACCGTCGGTGACGATTCGGACGGAGTTCTACAAGCCCGAGAAGGGCAGGTATCTCCATCCCGAAGCGAACCGTTCGATCACCATCCGCGAGGGGGCGCGACTCCAGACGTTCCCCGACGACTTCGAGTTCTACGGCGCACGAACCCGGGTCGCGCCTCAGATAGGTAACGCGGTGCCGCCCAAACTCTCGTATCACCTCGGACAGGCGATGAAATCGCATCTGGAAGGCGAGACCAGTAGCGTGAACCCCGAAGCCGAGACCGACCACGAGATATTCGAGAAGTCGTTCCGAGTCGGGAGCGAGAAGCAGTCCCAGTTGCAGGCGTTCGGGACGTAG
- a CDS encoding SHOCT domain-containing protein, protein MRRHRIELDFDATREVERAVEYATCRRKRETPDVGPGASAAEREPQTVAERLGRLGDAHSRGLLDTEEFERRKDELMDG, encoded by the coding sequence ATGCGCCGCCATCGGATCGAACTCGACTTCGACGCGACGAGGGAAGTCGAGCGCGCGGTCGAGTACGCGACCTGCCGGCGCAAGCGGGAGACGCCCGACGTCGGCCCCGGTGCGTCGGCGGCCGAGCGCGAACCCCAGACCGTCGCGGAGCGACTCGGACGCCTCGGTGACGCTCACTCGCGGGGCCTCCTCGACACCGAGGAGTTCGAGCGCCGCAAGGACGAACTGATGGACGGGTGA
- a CDS encoding DUF7546 family protein: MTRTIGLDLDRIRPGRDTLLWAGLLVNTEIILTVVYLLAADVTIEEWRFLVYPFVWLNVAIWALVRTDPTPRSSRDRYLGAGIAVGYFLALAYAGGLVAPPGHAAMGWRLAWLPPGWGPALMFTGESFKLTLMPYNLVGYAALAYLVYATVLDAAGSAISGALGLLSCVSCTWPVFAGLLTSVAGAGSAIATVANEWSYAISTVVFVLTVGLLSWRPTFGR; this comes from the coding sequence ATGACCCGGACAATCGGTCTCGACCTCGACCGGATTCGCCCGGGCCGAGACACCCTGCTGTGGGCGGGCCTGCTCGTCAACACAGAGATAATCCTGACAGTCGTCTACCTCCTCGCCGCCGACGTGACCATCGAGGAGTGGCGCTTCCTGGTCTATCCGTTCGTCTGGCTGAACGTCGCGATATGGGCGCTGGTCCGGACCGACCCGACGCCTCGGTCGTCGCGGGACCGCTACCTCGGAGCGGGAATCGCGGTCGGGTACTTCCTCGCGCTGGCGTACGCGGGCGGCCTCGTCGCGCCGCCGGGTCACGCCGCGATGGGGTGGCGACTCGCGTGGCTACCGCCGGGATGGGGTCCCGCGCTGATGTTCACCGGCGAGAGCTTCAAGCTCACGCTGATGCCGTACAATCTCGTGGGCTACGCGGCGCTGGCCTACCTCGTCTACGCGACCGTGCTCGACGCGGCGGGGTCGGCCATCTCGGGCGCGCTCGGTCTGCTCTCGTGCGTGAGCTGTACGTGGCCGGTCTTTGCGGGACTCCTCACGAGCGTCGCGGGCGCGGGGTCGGCGATTGCCACCGTAGCCAACGAGTGGTCCTACGCCATCTCGACCGTCGTCTTCGTGCTCACGGTCGGCCTGCTGTCCTGGCGGCCGACCTTCGGCAGGTAG
- the cyoE gene encoding heme o synthase — protein sequence MGVYLLVVAGATTALTDAATACPTWPACHGEWVVPLDDPQLAVAWGHRVAALVVGLLLVGTTVLGLRRADASRRVKAAVGISAALYPVQVGLGAFAATTATPALLSAVHLVVGMAIFSGVVLALAWTLEPDSHDEPRGVEDPDELPPAGPRPAVETPDDPFARAKQTASAYFRLMKPRLMWLLCLVASAGMALAAGPALRVETVLATLAGGVLSIGASGTFNHVFERDVDRKMSRTADRPAATERIPVRNAVAFGLLLAVLSLAAFLSVNVLAAALGLFAILFYSVVYTLLLKPNTVQNTVIGGFAGALPALIGWAAVTGEIGLPALVLAGVIFLWTPAHFYNLALAYKDDYARGGFPMMPVVRGEAVTRKHILLYLGATLLAAGALLTVTTLGWLYALTSVAFGTIFLWTVVRLHRERTEEAAFRSFHASNAYLGALLIAVVADALVF from the coding sequence ATGGGCGTCTACCTGCTGGTGGTCGCGGGCGCGACCACCGCGCTGACCGACGCCGCGACCGCGTGTCCGACTTGGCCCGCGTGTCACGGCGAGTGGGTCGTCCCCCTCGACGACCCACAGCTCGCGGTCGCGTGGGGCCACCGCGTCGCCGCGCTCGTCGTCGGCCTGCTCCTCGTGGGGACGACCGTCCTCGGCCTGCGACGCGCAGACGCCTCTCGCCGAGTCAAGGCCGCGGTCGGTATCTCGGCCGCGCTCTACCCGGTGCAGGTCGGCCTCGGCGCGTTCGCGGCGACCACCGCGACCCCCGCGCTCCTGTCGGCGGTCCACCTCGTCGTCGGGATGGCCATCTTCTCGGGCGTCGTCCTCGCGCTGGCGTGGACGCTCGAACCCGATTCCCACGACGAACCCCGCGGCGTCGAGGACCCCGACGAGCTCCCGCCCGCGGGTCCGCGCCCCGCGGTCGAGACGCCCGACGACCCGTTCGCCCGCGCCAAGCAGACCGCGAGCGCCTACTTCCGGCTGATGAAACCCCGGCTGATGTGGTTGCTCTGTCTGGTCGCCTCGGCGGGGATGGCGCTGGCGGCGGGACCAGCCCTGCGGGTCGAGACCGTCCTCGCCACGCTCGCAGGCGGCGTCCTCTCCATCGGCGCGTCGGGCACCTTCAACCATGTGTTCGAGCGCGACGTGGACCGCAAGATGTCGCGCACGGCCGACCGCCCCGCCGCAACCGAGCGGATTCCGGTCCGGAACGCCGTCGCGTTCGGCCTCCTGCTGGCGGTCCTCTCGCTCGCGGCCTTCCTCTCGGTGAACGTGCTGGCGGCGGCGCTCGGGCTGTTCGCCATCCTCTTTTACAGCGTGGTGTACACCCTCCTGCTCAAGCCAAACACCGTCCAGAACACGGTCATCGGCGGCTTCGCCGGGGCGCTTCCCGCGCTCATCGGGTGGGCCGCCGTGACCGGCGAGATCGGACTCCCGGCGCTCGTGCTCGCGGGCGTCATCTTCCTGTGGACTCCCGCGCACTTCTACAACCTCGCGCTTGCGTACAAGGACGACTACGCCCGCGGGGGCTTCCCGATGATGCCCGTCGTGCGCGGCGAGGCGGTCACGCGCAAGCACATCCTGCTGTACCTCGGCGCGACCCTGCTCGCGGCGGGCGCGCTCTTGACGGTCACGACGCTGGGGTGGCTCTACGCGCTCACGAGCGTCGCGTTCGGGACCATCTTCCTCTGGACCGTCGTTCGTCTCCACCGCGAGCGAACCGAGGAGGCGGCGTTCCGGTCGTTCCACGCCTCGAACGCGTATCTGGGCGCGCTGTTGATCGCAGTGGTCGCCGACGCGCTGGTGTTCTGA
- the coxB gene encoding cytochrome c oxidase subunit II — protein sequence MSSKRTALATLLGLGALALFADPVLAQGYDSTTEELIRSLNNQLLYMAIPITVLVEGILIYTVWKYRNNDEPKPTKENRRLEISWTIATAIVLLVVGYASYGVMANEYVSTSQTEFDTQNEDVVDVEVVGVKYLWEFNYEGENVSNQGTLVIPNDTDVRLHVTSEDWIHALHVPEMGLKQDAMPGQTNTIVTHPTDEDNYTLYCAEYCGVGHSEMLGEVEVVSQEEYDEWLDDQRNGSD from the coding sequence ATGAGTTCCAAGCGGACAGCGCTCGCAACGCTTCTGGGCCTCGGGGCGCTCGCCCTGTTCGCCGACCCGGTCCTCGCCCAGGGGTACGACTCCACCACCGAGGAGCTGATTCGGTCGCTCAACAACCAGCTCCTGTACATGGCGATTCCCATCACGGTGCTGGTCGAGGGCATCCTCATCTACACCGTGTGGAAGTACCGCAACAACGACGAGCCCAAGCCCACCAAGGAGAACCGCCGCCTCGAAATCTCGTGGACCATCGCGACCGCCATCGTCCTGCTGGTCGTCGGGTACGCCTCCTACGGCGTGATGGCAAACGAGTACGTCTCGACCTCCCAGACCGAGTTCGACACCCAGAACGAGGACGTGGTCGACGTCGAGGTCGTGGGCGTCAAGTACCTCTGGGAGTTCAACTACGAGGGCGAGAACGTCTCGAACCAGGGCACCCTCGTCATCCCGAACGACACCGACGTGCGGTTGCACGTCACGTCCGAGGACTGGATACACGCGCTTCACGTCCCCGAGATGGGGCTGAAGCAGGACGCGATGCCCGGACAGACCAACACCATCGTGACTCACCCGACCGACGAAGACAACTACACGCTCTACTGTGCGGAGTACTGTGGCGTCGGTCACTCCGAGATGCTCGGTGAAGTCGAGGTCGTCTCCCAAGAGGAGTACGACGAGTGGCTCGACGACCAGCGGAACGGTTCGGACTGA
- a CDS encoding HAD family hydrolase, with the protein MHYDAVVFDNDGVLVGRTSYDVLEDAIVDTFAQFDVTDPDPAHVEGMTIGATPESVAEVCREYGLDPGTFFAARDRTLSRAQQVEVRTGRKDLYDDIDELHDLGVPMGIVSSNQQATVDFVLDHFGVSDLFGSAYGREPTVESLRRRKPNSYYIDQAVSELDADADSVLFVGDNESDVRAAENAGVDSAFIRRPHRRDWELNVWPTWEIEGLSDLHDLCV; encoded by the coding sequence ATGCACTACGACGCCGTCGTGTTCGACAACGACGGTGTCCTCGTCGGCAGAACGAGTTACGACGTACTCGAAGACGCCATCGTGGACACCTTCGCGCAGTTCGACGTCACCGACCCCGACCCCGCCCACGTCGAGGGGATGACTATCGGTGCGACCCCCGAGTCGGTCGCCGAGGTCTGCCGGGAATACGGCCTCGACCCCGGGACGTTCTTCGCCGCGCGCGACCGGACGCTCTCGCGCGCCCAGCAGGTCGAGGTCCGCACGGGCCGCAAGGACCTCTACGACGACATCGACGAACTCCACGACCTCGGCGTGCCGATGGGCATCGTGAGCTCGAACCAGCAGGCGACGGTCGACTTCGTCCTCGACCACTTCGGCGTCTCGGACCTGTTCGGCTCGGCCTACGGCCGCGAACCCACCGTCGAGAGCCTCCGGCGGCGCAAACCCAACTCCTACTACATCGATCAGGCCGTCTCCGAACTCGACGCCGACGCCGACTCGGTGCTGTTCGTCGGCGACAACGAGTCCGACGTGCGTGCCGCCGAGAACGCGGGCGTCGACTCGGCGTTCATCCGGCGGCCCCATCGGCGCGACTGGGAGCTCAACGTCTGGCCGACGTGGGAGATAGAGGGGCTGAGCGACCTCCACGACCTCTGCGTCTGA
- a CDS encoding substrate-binding domain-containing protein: MDRRRYVQALGLGGVLSLTGCISDSGPSEQSRTADRDLTLATATTTHDSGLLDAVVPGFEREFGATVRTVVRGTGGALRTARDGDCDAVLVHARPLEDEFLRAGYGVNRRSVMVNDFLLVGPADDPANAAGDDPVAAFEAIADAEATFLSRGDRSGTHVRERRLWDEAGIDPSGSWYRESGQGMGDTLVAAGRTDAYTLTDRGTYLTVDDDSLVAHVERGIDDPPELLRNDYAIIPVNPARHEVAFPLALGFAGYLTGPARSRIRDFRVNGGRAFRPLGAAEEPNFGQYLPTDWRE, encoded by the coding sequence ATGGACCGTCGACGGTACGTGCAGGCGCTCGGCCTCGGTGGCGTGCTGTCGCTCACCGGCTGCATCAGCGACTCCGGTCCGTCCGAGCAATCTCGAACGGCCGACCGTGACCTGACGCTCGCGACCGCGACGACCACCCACGACAGCGGTCTCCTCGACGCAGTCGTTCCGGGGTTCGAGCGGGAGTTCGGTGCGACGGTACGGACGGTCGTGCGCGGGACCGGGGGAGCACTCCGGACCGCGCGCGACGGTGACTGCGATGCGGTCCTCGTCCACGCCCGGCCGCTGGAGGACGAGTTCCTCCGGGCCGGATACGGCGTCAACCGGCGGTCGGTCATGGTCAACGACTTCCTGCTGGTGGGACCAGCCGACGACCCCGCGAATGCGGCAGGGGACGACCCCGTGGCGGCCTTCGAAGCTATCGCCGACGCGGAGGCGACCTTCCTCTCGCGGGGTGATCGGTCCGGGACACACGTCCGCGAACGGCGACTCTGGGACGAGGCGGGAATCGACCCCTCGGGGTCGTGGTACCGCGAGTCGGGGCAGGGAATGGGCGACACGCTGGTCGCGGCCGGACGGACGGACGCGTACACGCTGACCGACCGCGGGACGTATCTCACGGTCGACGACGATTCGCTGGTGGCCCACGTCGAGCGGGGCATCGACGACCCGCCGGAGCTACTGCGCAACGACTACGCCATCATACCGGTCAATCCCGCGCGACACGAGGTGGCCTTCCCGCTCGCGCTCGGGTTCGCCGGGTATCTCACCGGTCCCGCCCGGTCTCGAATCCGGGACTTCCGGGTGAACGGCGGCCGGGCGTTCCGGCCGCTCGGTGCCGCCGAGGAGCCGAACTTCGGACAGTACCTCCCCACGGACTGGCGCGAGTGA
- a CDS encoding cytochrome c oxidase subunit 3 has product MTVADDSAEEHGHSHHLPAVEDWPRGFGEASWWPFITALGGAGIYVGAALFVLARGEQPILDSLYGSAVFVGSVGVFLVGLYGWVYHAFVKAFWTGGGHGDGSALRWGMILFLGSEIATFGAGFAYYFFIRVGTWPPSGPELPHLLSSLVLINTAILVVSSLTLHWGHVELRKGNRKNFLIGMGATLLLGVIFIGGQVLEYYEFIVNEGFTLTSGIYASAFFGLTGLHGLHVSMGAVLIGIVFIRALYGQYTADRHVSVSTVSMYWHFVDAVWIFLVVVMYAGAEITL; this is encoded by the coding sequence ATGACAGTAGCGGACGATTCAGCAGAAGAGCACGGCCACAGCCATCACCTCCCGGCCGTCGAGGACTGGCCGCGAGGGTTCGGCGAGGCGAGCTGGTGGCCCTTCATCACCGCCCTCGGCGGGGCGGGCATCTACGTCGGGGCGGCCCTGTTCGTCCTCGCGCGAGGCGAGCAACCCATCCTCGACAGCCTGTACGGCTCCGCGGTGTTCGTCGGGTCGGTCGGGGTGTTCCTCGTCGGCCTGTACGGGTGGGTCTACCACGCCTTCGTCAAGGCCTTCTGGACGGGCGGCGGGCACGGCGACGGGAGCGCGCTACGCTGGGGGATGATACTGTTCCTCGGGTCCGAAATCGCGACATTCGGGGCCGGGTTCGCGTACTACTTCTTCATCCGCGTGGGTACGTGGCCGCCCTCGGGGCCCGAGTTGCCCCACCTGTTGTCGTCGCTGGTGCTCATCAACACCGCCATCCTGGTGGTGTCGAGCCTCACGCTCCACTGGGGCCACGTCGAACTCCGGAAGGGCAACCGCAAGAACTTCCTGATCGGCATGGGGGCGACCCTCCTGCTCGGGGTCATCTTCATCGGCGGTCAGGTCCTCGAGTACTACGAGTTCATCGTCAACGAGGGCTTCACGCTCACCTCGGGCATCTACGCCAGCGCGTTCTTCGGCCTCACCGGCCTCCACGGCCTCCACGTCTCGATGGGCGCGGTGCTCATCGGTATCGTGTTCATCCGCGCGCTCTACGGGCAGTACACCGCCGACCGCCACGTCTCGGTCTCGACCGTCTCGATGTACTGGCACTTCGTGGACGCGGTGTGGATCTTCCTCGTGGTCGTGATGTACGCTGGCGCAGAGATTACCCTCTGA
- the pdhA gene encoding pyruvate dehydrogenase (acetyl-transferring) E1 component subunit alpha, protein MAIQAPDVNRVLAPDGTVDERADPDLSASAVVDLYRLQVFARTFDEKAVTLHRQGRIGTYAPLQGQEAAQVGAAYALAEDDYCFPTYRDHAMYLARGLPLEDVLVYLLGEGNYVDRQDPEGLRTFPPTIPIATQLPHAVGTGMAADYRGDDCATLVSFGDGATSEGDFHEGMNFAGVFDAPTVFFCQNNQWAISVPRERQTASATIAQKARAYGFEGVRVDGNDVLAVYAAVSDALDAARAGEGPRLIEAVTYRQGAHTTTDDPSKYRDDEEVAEWVERDPVERTREYLEDAHGWTDDDERELREWADERVAEAVATAEDATGLGVEDIFEQVYAETPRKLRRQREQVVDDPEVDR, encoded by the coding sequence ATGGCAATACAGGCACCTGACGTGAACCGGGTCCTCGCCCCGGACGGCACCGTCGACGAGCGAGCGGACCCCGACCTCTCGGCGTCGGCGGTCGTGGACCTCTACCGCCTGCAGGTCTTCGCGCGGACGTTCGACGAGAAGGCAGTCACGCTCCACCGGCAGGGTCGCATCGGGACCTACGCCCCCCTTCAGGGTCAGGAGGCTGCGCAGGTGGGCGCGGCGTACGCGCTCGCGGAGGACGACTACTGCTTTCCGACCTATCGGGACCACGCGATGTACCTCGCGCGCGGTCTGCCCCTCGAAGACGTGCTGGTCTACCTGCTCGGCGAGGGCAACTACGTCGACCGGCAGGACCCGGAGGGCCTCCGGACCTTCCCGCCGACCATCCCCATCGCCACCCAGCTCCCCCACGCGGTCGGGACGGGCATGGCGGCCGACTACAGGGGCGACGACTGCGCGACGCTCGTCAGCTTCGGCGACGGCGCGACCAGCGAGGGCGACTTCCACGAGGGCATGAACTTCGCGGGGGTGTTCGACGCCCCGACGGTGTTCTTCTGCCAGAACAACCAGTGGGCCATCTCGGTGCCGCGCGAGCGCCAGACCGCGAGCGCGACCATCGCCCAGAAGGCCCGCGCTTACGGCTTCGAGGGCGTCCGGGTCGACGGCAACGACGTGCTGGCGGTGTACGCCGCGGTCAGCGACGCCCTCGACGCCGCGAGGGCGGGCGAGGGGCCGCGGCTCATCGAGGCGGTCACCTACCGGCAGGGCGCACACACCACCACTGACGACCCCTCGAAGTACCGCGACGACGAGGAGGTCGCCGAGTGGGTCGAGCGCGACCCCGTCGAGCGCACCCGCGAGTACCTCGAAGACGCCCACGGGTGGACCGACGACGACGAGCGCGAACTCCGGGAGTGGGCCGACGAGCGGGTCGCCGAGGCGGTCGCGACCGCCGAAGACGCGACCGGCCTCGGTGTCGAGGACATCTTCGAGCAGGTGTACGCCGAGACCCCCCGGAAGCTCCGCCGCCAGCGCGAGCAGGTGGTCGACGACCCCGAAGTCGACCGGTAA
- a CDS encoding M28 family peptidase, giving the protein MANWIGETFTSDAGWTHLEDLVDIGDRMAGSEGERRGAELTRDALDSVGARDARLEEFDIQGWTRGTSAIRAGDTVQDCIALPRSPSESAAGELVDLGYGLPEDFEATDFEGKVVMAASNVPDHYDRFIHRREKYYHAVEGGAAAFVFRNHVEGCLPPTGSVGTEEDPIGDVPAVGVSKEVGARLARRWDGERVEVEVEADVHDATSQNVHAELGPDTDEEVLVTSHVDAHDIAEGAADNGAGTAMVVELAKALAAREDELDTKVHFIAYGSEEVGLVGSGYDAANREFDSVKAVLNSDGVVRGRTLSFYTHGFDALDSAAEGVADDFGHPVKTIPEQGPHSDHWPYVKWGVPGYHVMSETGSEGRGWGHTYADTLDKIEVRDLREQAVLLTELAVRLASDDFSVDHKESEEIAAALEAEDKAEGMKIIGDWPYDE; this is encoded by the coding sequence ATGGCAAACTGGATCGGCGAGACGTTCACCAGCGACGCCGGATGGACCCACTTGGAGGACCTCGTTGACATCGGCGACCGGATGGCCGGGAGCGAGGGCGAGCGCAGGGGCGCGGAGCTGACCCGCGACGCGCTCGACTCGGTCGGGGCGCGCGACGCCCGACTCGAGGAGTTCGACATCCAGGGCTGGACCCGCGGTACAAGCGCGATTCGGGCGGGCGACACCGTTCAGGACTGCATCGCGCTCCCGCGGAGTCCGAGCGAGAGCGCCGCTGGCGAACTCGTCGACCTCGGTTACGGCCTGCCCGAGGACTTCGAGGCGACCGACTTCGAGGGGAAGGTCGTGATGGCGGCCTCGAACGTCCCCGACCACTACGACCGGTTCATCCACCGCAGGGAGAAGTACTACCACGCGGTCGAGGGCGGCGCGGCCGCGTTCGTCTTCCGGAACCACGTCGAGGGGTGTCTCCCGCCGACCGGGAGCGTCGGGACCGAGGAGGACCCCATCGGCGACGTTCCGGCGGTCGGCGTCAGCAAGGAGGTCGGCGCGCGCCTCGCACGCCGATGGGACGGCGAGCGGGTGGAAGTGGAGGTCGAGGCCGACGTTCACGACGCGACCAGCCAGAACGTCCACGCCGAACTCGGCCCCGACACCGACGAGGAGGTCCTCGTGACCAGCCACGTCGACGCCCACGACATCGCCGAGGGCGCGGCCGACAACGGCGCGGGAACCGCGATGGTGGTCGAACTCGCCAAGGCGCTGGCCGCCCGCGAGGACGAACTCGACACGAAGGTCCACTTCATCGCCTACGGCTCCGAGGAGGTGGGTCTCGTGGGGTCGGGGTACGACGCCGCGAACCGCGAGTTCGACTCGGTCAAGGCGGTCCTCAACAGCGACGGGGTCGTGCGCGGGCGCACGCTGTCGTTCTACACCCACGGCTTCGACGCGCTCGACTCGGCGGCCGAGGGCGTCGCCGACGACTTCGGCCACCCCGTCAAGACCATCCCCGAGCAGGGACCCCACAGCGACCACTGGCCGTACGTCAAGTGGGGCGTCCCCGGCTACCACGTCATGAGCGAGACGGGGTCGGAGGGCCGCGGCTGGGGCCACACCTACGCCGACACCCTCGACAAGATCGAGGTCCGGGACCTCCGCGAGCAGGCGGTCCTGCTGACCGAACTCGCGGTCCGACTCGCGAGCGACGACTTTTCGGTCGACCACAAAGAGTCCGAGGAGATCGCGGCCGCGCTCGAAGCCGAGGACAAGGCCGAGGGCATGAAGATAATCGGCGACTGGCCCTACGACGAGTAG
- a CDS encoding acyl-CoA mutase large subunit family protein — protein MYDQDDLDDIRQAKEEWEDETLDPVLDAYGERKDRFATVSNLEVDRLYTPDDVAEMDYEEDLSFPGEDPYTRGVYPTMYRGRTWTMRQFAGFGTAEETNERFHYLIENGQTGLSTAFDMPSLMGKDSDDPLSDGEVGKEGVAVDTLRDMEILFDGIDLGEVSTSFTINPSAPVIYAMYIALADQQGVPREEIRGTMQNDMLKEFIAQKEWVIPPEPSLDIVTDTIEFAVEETPKIKPVSISGYHIREAGSTAVQELAFTLADGFAYVEDCLDRGMDVDEFAPQLSFFFNSHNSIFEEVAKFRAARRIYATVMDEWYGAEEEASKQLKFHTQTAGQSLTAQQPLNNVVRVTIQALAGVLGGTQSLHTNSFDEALALPSEKAVRVALRTQQIIAEESGAADIADPLGGSFAVESLTDEVEEKAMAYIEEIREMGEGSVRDGVLEGIERGYFHREIQDASYEYQERVESGEETVVGVNEYEIDEDTKPDILKVDEEVQQRQRARLAEVKDERDDAAVEAALDDLRDAIESDENVMPAIVDAVKAYATMGEIMQVFEAEYGSYQETVSIA, from the coding sequence ATGTACGATCAGGACGACCTCGACGACATCAGGCAGGCCAAAGAGGAGTGGGAGGACGAGACCTTAGACCCCGTCCTCGACGCCTACGGCGAGCGCAAAGACCGGTTCGCCACCGTCTCGAACCTCGAAGTCGATAGGCTCTACACTCCCGACGACGTGGCCGAGATGGACTACGAGGAGGACCTGAGCTTCCCGGGCGAGGACCCCTACACCCGCGGGGTCTACCCCACGATGTACCGCGGTCGGACGTGGACGATGCGCCAGTTCGCCGGGTTCGGGACCGCCGAGGAGACCAACGAGCGGTTCCACTACCTCATCGAGAACGGCCAGACCGGTCTCTCGACCGCGTTCGACATGCCGAGCCTGATGGGCAAGGACAGCGACGACCCCCTCTCGGACGGCGAGGTCGGCAAGGAGGGCGTCGCGGTCGACACCCTCCGGGACATGGAAATCCTGTTCGACGGCATCGACCTCGGGGAGGTCTCCACGTCGTTCACCATCAATCCATCCGCGCCGGTCATCTACGCGATGTACATCGCGCTGGCCGACCAGCAGGGCGTCCCCCGCGAGGAGATTCGGGGCACCATGCAGAACGACATGCTCAAGGAGTTCATCGCCCAGAAGGAGTGGGTGATTCCGCCCGAACCCAGCCTCGACATCGTGACCGACACCATCGAGTTCGCGGTCGAGGAGACCCCCAAGATAAAGCCGGTCTCCATCTCGGGCTACCACATCCGGGAGGCGGGGTCGACCGCGGTCCAGGAACTCGCGTTCACCCTCGCCGACGGCTTCGCCTACGTCGAGGACTGCCTCGACCGCGGAATGGACGTAGACGAGTTCGCGCCCCAGCTCTCTTTCTTCTTCAACTCCCACAACTCCATCTTCGAGGAGGTCGCGAAGTTCCGCGCGGCACGGCGCATCTACGCAACCGTGATGGACGAGTGGTACGGTGCCGAGGAGGAGGCGAGCAAACAGCTCAAGTTCCACACCCAGACCGCCGGACAGAGCCTGACGGCTCAGCAACCCCTGAACAACGTGGTCCGGGTCACGATTCAGGCGCTCGCGGGCGTGCTGGGGGGCACCCAGAGCCTCCACACCAACAGCTTCGACGAGGCCCTCGCGCTCCCGAGCGAGAAGGCGGTCCGGGTCGCGCTGCGGACCCAGCAGATCATCGCCGAGGAGTCGGGCGCGGCCGACATCGCCGACCCGCTCGGCGGGTCGTTCGCAGTCGAGAGCCTCACCGACGAGGTCGAGGAGAAGGCGATGGCCTACATCGAGGAGATACGGGAGATGGGCGAGGGCTCGGTCCGTGACGGCGTCCTCGAAGGCATCGAGCGGGGGTACTTCCACCGCGAGATTCAGGACGCCTCCTACGAGTACCAGGAGCGCGTCGAGTCGGGCGAGGAGACGGTCGTCGGCGTCAACGAGTACGAGATCGACGAAGACACCAAGCCCGACATCCTCAAGGTCGACGAGGAGGTCCAGCAACGCCAGCGTGCGCGACTCGCGGAGGTCAAAGACGAGCGCGACGACGCGGCCGTGGAGGCCGCGCTCGACGACCTCCGGGACGCCATCGAGAGCGACGAGAACGTGATGCCCGCCATCGTCGACGCGGTGAAGGCCTACGCCACGATGGGCGAGATTATGCAGGTGTTCGAGGCCGAGTACGGCAGTTACCAGGAGACCGTGAGCATCGCCTGA